The following nucleotide sequence is from Zingiber officinale cultivar Zhangliang chromosome 10A, Zo_v1.1, whole genome shotgun sequence.
agtagtcacaaatgtgatgttggatctcaacattattgtaacttgggtagtaatgatgtgctgctagataccgctcattacttatgtttctaaatgagtttaggagcattgccaacattacaagaacctatagggtcacacacaaagggcaattagatggagattgggttcatatgatggaccaagagaattaggttcatatgatgaaccaaattggattaagagtaatccaaattagattaattgagttggactcaatttgattcatgtgtccaatgagtctaatttagattagattcattgagtcaatttaaatcaatgaatagagattcattaaattaagttgacttgaatccaaggttgaatttgatcaaccatgggagataagaggtcaagtttgacttgacttgagagggaagatgaagggtcaggtttgacttgaccaaatgccacatcatttgtgacttgacatggggctgaccaatgatgatgttctacatcatcaaggccacatcaagtgtgtgccacctcatgagggtgaccaagagtcatgattcttggtattacatggaggtttaaaagcctctaaaagtggtcggccacattgagtGTGTGAGAGTGAATAcattttgtgtgctcattcaaggcatcaccttcttcctctcttcttccctctccctcatcctccattgccgaaacccctTGAGAGTGCTAGGACACTCTAagtgatttttctccatctcttgtccgtgtggatacgtatagaggagtgtttacttgacactctatgagatccggtaacttttggacgagcggggtaagcgaagggcttcgctacaaaagtataatctctaccatgtagatctagtgtagatataGGAGAAaactaaatatatataaatttttatcttcgcacgaatCCGTGGCAAGAACTTCGAAGTTTTCTACAacgaaaaaaaatgatttttacggctcgaaagttCCAACATCATATACTTGGCGTATATATAATAAACTtaatataatttaacttttctttggatccttGTATTGATAGAAGTTTTGTGCAttaaattacttttttttttaacttttattatatttaaattacttaaaattatcattattattttatattttaaggtTTGATCTGCACAAATAAACTCGGTCACGAGTCAAGTAGGCCAGAGAGAATGCCTACAAGTAAATCTTATTTTTCCCTCTCTTGTTTTGTTTCAATGAAAAATTGGCcttgaattattttatttttttaacatttaataAAAGGAAACATTTTGtaaaataataaatgaaaacaaaaaacTTCCACGGACTCGAAAGAAGAATTTCCCGAGTATTCTACGAAGATATTTCTATTAGCCTCGCTTCCCGCCTGCACTAGTCGCGTCGGAGAGCGAAACGAGGAGAAAGACTAATCCCGAGATCTTCTGCGCCTTCACCGACAAACCCTCGAATACCTTCACCATGGAGAAGGTCCAATCCCGATCTCGTCAGCCTCTTCCGACGCCGGTGCCTCCTCCGGACAACGCCTCTTCCTGGAAAAGTCCAGGGCGAGGACGGAGAAGAGAAATCTCTTCTACCCCAGATGGCGGGAAACCAGTGGTGGTTTCCCGCTATTTCCTCCCGTCGCATGCCTCCTCTATCTCTTCCTCGACTGCTACCCAAGATGGCGGGAAACCCGTGGTGGTCTCCCGCTCCTTCCTCCCGTCGCATGCCTCCTCCTCTGTTCTCACGGATGCCAAAGCTTCTgccccacgggcgggatcaaccggttatgacatggtattcttgcaacatgggtcgggaggtcgaaggtctgcggcagcaattgcgataacatcaatatctgtccgtgctaaacaccttcgaccgccatgtcatcgccgggcccgtattcaccgtgatttactccctctcatactcgtggggcaggggtgagggggccgctgggcggcgggacccgccttttgcaACACGGATGCCAAAGCTTCTGGACCCGATGGTAAAAAGCCGACGGTAAAGAGGAAGAGGGATAACCCTAACTTACAGGCGAAGAAGCAGAGAGCCAAAAAGGTGCCACATTTCTCTGCAGCTCAGAAGAAGTCTGACGCATATAGAAGAGTTGCAGACAATAATACCTGGGATCCGCCGGCTTCTGCCAAAGCCTCTGGCCCCGATGGTAAAGAGCCGACGGTAAAGAGGAAGAGGGATAACCCTAACTTACAGGCGAAGAAGCGGAGAGCCAAAAAGGTGCCACATTTCTCTGCAGCCCAGAAGAAGTCTGAGGCATATAGAAGAGTTGCAGACAATAATACCTGGGATCCGCCGGCTTCCTGTTACCATCTACTTCAGGAGCGACACTCCGTTGATCCATGGAGGGTCTTGATTATCTGTATGCTCTTGAATGTTACTAAAGGTCGCCAGGTTTGCTTATCTCCTTGCTTGCCGGTTCCCATCCTGTCTTGTTATAGCTTCAAACGTAATCATTTCTTCCGTGGTTAATCTTgacaaaaaatattttctttgagttTGTATTGGCGCATCAATGCGTTCTAATACTTCTCTTCTTTCATAGATACCCAGATCAAGCTCCCTTGATTTTTAGCTAACAATGTATATATGACTTACTTGGGAGAACTAGTTTCCTTAGCAATACATGTATAAGAATTCATCCTAAAGAGTTGAGGGTAGCAAGATGATAAACAGGATTAATTGTTTTGCGAGGAGTATTTTGCAACTTGCAATATGCATGGAATTGGAACTTCTAATGAATCTTTGATGGATAAAACGTAGCAAGTCCACTGAAAAGCTTTTATTGAAATAACAAAGTTCACTGTGGGATATAAGAATATCTGCTCCCaccacaaaatgaaactcttggattccaaattttttataataaatgttTTATTAATTCCTAGAAATAAATTCACTCTTACATCTCTTTGCATAGGTTTCAGGGGTTTTGCCTGGTCTGTTCCTCATGTGTCCAAATGCAGAGGCGATGTCAAAGGTAGATGAGGAGGAAATGGAAAAGGTTATACACTCTCTAGGTTTACAAAAAAAACCGTCTAATATGCTGAAGAGATTCTCGTGTGAATATCTGAGAGACGATTGGATTTATGTGACTCAGCTTCATGGCATTGGCAAGTGCGTCTCTTTATTTGAATATATATTATTATGGGTATCCCGAACATAGAATAACATAAGTAATATGataaattcatttttatttttgtgtgttCACCCTTTGCAGATATGCAGCTGATGCATATGCAATATTTTGTACCGGAAAGATGAAGCAGATTACTCCACGAGATCATAAATTAGTTGCCTATTGGAAGTTTGCTTGTGGTAAGGAAGAACATTTTGAAAGTTGAAAGAACATGCCCACAAAACTTCAATTTTGTAgttattatgcttgtattttggTGTAAGAAATCTTATTTTTGAAAGTTGAATGTATAGAGTTTTATGGGCAAAGAAGCAGGTAGGAGGACTACTACGTGAAATATACAAGTTTTTGATGAAATGATACCACCGTTCATTAGTGTTGTGGGATCATTTATCTATTGGTGAGTCTAATGTGATATTGTAATGTTAAATTAGTTAAATGAAAGTgatattttcttttcattattattaaaagtattttatgttgaaaatatatgaaaagaatgttttatcttattttttttatctttataaTATCATCATTTTAGTAATCTTTATAAATAGTTTGGGTCAAAGTATTATGTATAATAGTTTTGATCGAACTGTTATATGTA
It contains:
- the LOC122026844 gene encoding methyl-CpG-binding domain protein 4-like protein, with amino-acid sequence MEKVQSRSRQPLPTPVPPPDNASSWKSPGRGRRREISSTPDGGKPVVVSRYFLPSHASSISSSTATQDGGKPVVVSRSFLPSHASSSVLTDAKASAPRAGSTAQKKSDAYRRVADNNTWDPPASAKASGPDGKEPTVKRKRDNPNLQAKKRRAKKVPHFSAAQKKSEAYRRVADNNTWDPPASCYHLLQERHSVDPWRVLIICMLLNVTKGRQVSGVLPGLFLMCPNAEAMSKVDEEEMEKVIHSLGLQKKPSNMLKRFSCEYLRDDWIYVTQLHGIGKYAADAYAIFCTGKMKQITPRDHKLVAYWKFACGKEEHFES